A single window of Aspergillus puulaauensis MK2 DNA, chromosome 5, nearly complete sequence DNA harbors:
- a CDS encoding uncharacterized protein (COG:S;~EggNog:ENOG410PVEE;~InterPro:IPR011009,IPR002575) — translation MIRSLVSGDQNCLMPLLEAFLSVDYVARLRRLLEAEPDDTPTLLQNILSLPPSIHKAFRAGYLDIRTRTELGENPPPIDEEYLDNCGYGLRRLYPDEISGLYLGDGTRFQNIMHYFQLSTPDPKHLFLPSNFLINVHFRFATALHLFYIEVKVARGWPRKSIGLSLPQRVRSGLCWLWLRLPKWLRVSTYMLLNRIGRKLYPLEASVWAQRLPFGCVPIQEVCHLMSYAERDGFANDIKDCVEQLRKLPNFSPYLICNSLGGAITDHRIPGDTGGPFKTETEFNDHLSSHLRHFYFTHSDFHPTNLLVERGRLSAIVDWESAGFRPEYWEFAKAMYGTMGGGVMGDIFWRAFGPRV, via the exons ATGATTCGGAGTCTCGTCTCTGGCGATCAG AACTGTTTAATGCCACTATTGGAGGCGTTCCTATCTGTGGATTATGTTGCTCGACTCAGAAGGCTCCTTGAGGCCGAGCCAGATGATACTCCAACACTGCTCCAGAATATTCTGTCTCTTCCGCCCAGTATACATAAAGCATTTCGCGCAGGATACCTCGATATTCGAACGCGGACCGAACTGGGCGAAAATCCACCACCTATAGATGAGGAGTATCTTGACAATTGCGGA TATGGGCTACGCCGTCTCTACCCGGACGAGATTTCCGGCTTATATCTAGGAGATGGCACTCGGTTCCAAAATATAATGCATTACTTTCAGCTATCCACACCTGACCCGAAACACCTCTTCCTTCCAAGTAACTTTTTGATCAACGTGCATTTTCGATTTGCCACAGCATTGCATCTCTTCTATATCGAAGTCAAGGTTGCCAGGGGATGGCCTCGAAAGTCAATAG GACTTTCCCTACCGCAAAGAGTCCGCTCCGGACtctgctggctttggcttaGGTTACCAAAGTGGCTGAGGGTGTCCACCTACATGCTTCTAAACAGAATTGGACGCAAGCTCTATCCTCTTGAAGCTAGTGTCTGGGCGCAGCGTTTGCCGTTCGGCT GCGTACCCATCCAGGAGGTCTGTCATTTGATGTCCTACGCAGAGCGTGATGGTTTCGCAAATGATATCAAAGACTGTGTTGAACAGCTACGCAAACTCCCGAATTTCTCACCATACCTGATATGTAATTCACTTGGAGGCGCAATTACGGATCATCGCATCCCAGGGGACACTGGCGGCCCGTTCAAGACAGAGACCGAATTCAATGACCACCTATCAAGTCACCTAAGG CACTTTTACTTTACGCACTCCGACTTCCATCCGACTAATCTCCTTGTGGAGCGCGGGCGACTCAGTGCTATTGTGGACTGGGAGTCGGCGGGCTTTCGGCCGGAATACTGGGAGTTTGCCAAGGCCATGTATGGTACGATGGGCGGTGGTGTTATGGGCGACATCTTCTGGCGGGCGTTTGGTCCGCGAGTATGA
- a CDS encoding uncharacterized protein (COG:S;~EggNog:ENOG410PVEE), with protein sequence MPFVPRTTSGFESVDGHHASRRELLLAKYFRYKLVEKESMQSALETIFSASLAPTEHLLLKHFVEGAVHPDKAAGYLLSRVKESNSQVEQALRELKQDWRNLVSLVTIHEDASVVEDN encoded by the coding sequence ATGCCCTTTGTTCCTCGCACAACATCAGGCTTCGAGTCCGTCGACGGGCACCACGCTTCTCGACGAGAACTACTGCTGGCCAAATACTTCCGTTACAAGTTAGTTGAAAAGGAAAGCATGCAGTCAGCATTGGAAACCATTTTCAGCGCCAGTCTCGCACCAACCGAGCACCTGCTGCTGAAGCATTTTGTCGAGGGCGCAGTGCATCCAGACAAGGCAGCTGGCTATCTTTTATCCAGAGTCAAAGAATCCAACAGCCAGGTGGAGCAAGCACTTCGCGAACTGAAACAGGATTGGAGGAATCTTGTATCTCTAGTTACCATCCATGAAGATGCATCTGTCGTCGAGGACAACTAA
- a CDS encoding uncharacterized protein (COG:S;~EggNog:ENOG410PY9Y): MPNPITFDPNSLYILLSDLGSERQFHWEFYLARTETDGQQYHLVNNADTGHKWKYLSRCSTGTPKALMLLVAMKIAAMDPALHGPLGVRLEAVSTAPPVTCRVWLKRALSDLDEEGFIQLTGSVADIELELETAAVENRARNIRSVGVSGFSLA; this comes from the coding sequence ATGCCAAACCCCATCACCTTCGACCCAAACAGCCTGTACATCCTGCTCTCAGATCTCGGATCGGAGCGACAATTCCACTGGGAATTCTATCTCGCAAGAACCGAAACCGACGGGCAGCAGTACcacctcgtcaacaacgccgacaCCGGCCATAAATGGAAATATCTCTCTCGGTGTTCAACAGGGACCCCGAAGGCCCTGATGCTACTAGTGGCAATGAAGATCGCTGCCATGGACCCGGCATTGCATGGGCCTCTGGGTGTTAGACTCGAGGCTGTTTCGACGGCACCTCCGGTTACTTGTCGCGTGTGGCTGAAGAGGGCTTTGAGTgatttggatgaggaggggttTATCCAGCTCACCGGGAGCGTGGCGGATATTgagttggagctggagacgGCGGCTGTTGAGAATCGGGCGAGGAATATTCGAAGTGTTGGTGTTAGTGGTTTTAGCCTTGCTTGA
- a CDS encoding phosphoketolase family protein (COG:G;~EggNog:ENOG410PG6S;~InterPro:IPR018970,IPR019789,IPR029061,IPR018969, IPR019790,IPR005593,IPR023962,IPR009014;~PFAM:PF09364,PF03894,PF09363;~go_function: GO:0003824 - catalytic activity [Evidence IEA];~go_function: GO:0016832 - aldehyde-lyase activity [Evidence IEA];~go_process: GO:0005975 - carbohydrate metabolic process [Evidence IEA]) — MSNKADSESISAYGAARSTIPGKPLSAEDVRKTDAYFRASLYLCLGMLYLRENPLLKEPLRREHLKSRLLGHWGSDAGQSFTWIHMNRLIKKYDLDVLFVSGPGHGAPGIISQSYLEGVYSEVYPDKAEDERGMQRFFKQFSFPGGIGSHATPETPGSLHEGGELGYSISHAFGTVFDHPNLITLTMVGDGEAETGPLATSWHSNKFLNPITDGAVLPVLHLNGYKINNPTVLARIPHPELEALFRGYGWSPYFVEGSDLPSMHQAMAATLEHCVLEIKKIQKEARDSKKASRGHWPMIILRSPKGWTAPREVDGKLLEGFWRAHQIPITDVLTNQSHLKFLESWMKSYGPERLFKDGKLIPELKELAPKGNFRMSANPVSNGGLLRRPLDMPDFRDYALKDLEPGVSVRPSMANMAKFLRDVVGNNMTSFRVFGPDETESNKLSEIYKAGKKVWLGEYFDEDNDGGNLTTTGRVMEMLSEHTCEGWLEGYVLSGRHGLLNSYEPFIHIIDSMVNQHCKWIEKCLEVEWRAKVASLNILLTSTVWRQDHNGFTHQDPGFLDVVANKSPEVVRIYLPPDGNTLLSVTDHCLRSANYVNVIVADKQEHIQFLNKDDAISHCTKGLGIWDWASNDQGSEPDVVMAACGDVPTHEALAATDLLRRHVPGLKIRFVNVVDLFKLISTVNHPHGMPDRQWKAVFTTDKPIIFSFHSYPWLVHRLTYKRPGQRNLHVRGYKEKGNIDTPFELAVRNQTDRYSLAIDAIDRIESLGNRAAGARERFLNLQMLARNEAYDNGVDPDYIRNWTWNYPRVS; from the coding sequence ATGTCGAACAAAGCGGACTCGGAGAGCATCTCTGCGTATGGAGCTGCGCGTTCTACAATCCCCGGGAAGCCGCTCTCCGCCGAAGATGTCCGCAAGACCGACGCCTATTTCCGGGCGAGCTTGTACCTCTGCCTGGGCATGCTCTATCTGCGCGAGAATCCCCTTCTCAAGGAGCCTTTACGACGCGAACACCTTAAATCTCGACTGCTAGGCCACTGGGGATCTGATGCCGGCCAGTCTTTTACTTGGATCCACATGAACCGCCTGATCAAGAAGTATGACCTTGATGTACTCTTCGTCTCTGGACCTGGACATGGCGCTCCTGGAATCATCTCCCAGTCGTATCTTGAAGGCGTCTACTCGGAAGTCTACCccgacaaggctgaggatGAGCGAGGCATGCAGAGGTTCTTCAAACAGTTCTCTTTCCCTGGTGGCATTGGCAGCCATGCTACGCCCGAGACGCCGGGCAGTTTACACGAGGGTGGCGAGCTGGGATATTCCATCTCTCACGCCTTTGGAACTGTCTTTGACCATCCCAACTTAATCACGCTTACGatggttggcgatggcgaggcgGAGACTGGACCTCTCGCTACGAGCTGGCACAGCAACAAGTTCTTGAATCCGATTACCGATGGTGCTGTTCTGCCTGTTCTTCATCTGAACGGGTACAAGATCAACAATCCTACTGTACTTGCTCGAATCCCTCACCCGGAATTAGAAGCACTGTTCCGCGGATATGGATGGTCACCGTACTTTGTCGAGGGCAGCGACCTTCCAAGCATGCACCAGGCAATGGCCGCTACCCTCGAGCATTGCGTGTTGGAGATAAAGAAGATCCAAAAAGAAGCCCGCGACTCGAAAAAGGCTTCCCGAGGTCACTGGCCTATGATTATCCTGCGCTCTCCGAAAGGCTGGACTGCGCCCCGCGAAGTCGACGGAAAACTCCTTGAAGGCTTCTGGCGCGCTCACCAGATCCCAATCACCGACGTCTTGACCAACCAGTCACACTTGAAATTCTTGGAATCCTGGATGAAGAGCTACGGGCCTGAGCGATTGTTCAAAGATGGAAAATTGATTCCTGAGTTGAAGGAACTCGCCCCCAAAGGCAACTTCCGAATGAGCGCCAACCCTGTCTCTAACGGTGGTCTCCTACGCAGACCACTCGATATGCCCGACTTCCGCGACTACGCTCTCAAAGACCTTGAGCCTGGAGTGTCAGTCCGTCCCAGCATGGCCAACATGGCCAAGTTCCTCCGGGACGTCGTCGGCAACAATATGACCTCGTTCCGCGTCTTTGGCCCAGACGAGACCGAGTCCAACAAACTCTCCGAGATCTACAAAGCAGGCAAGAAAGTCTGGTTGGGAGAATACTTCGACGAGGATAACGACGGAGGAAACCTCACCACAACCGGCCGCGTCATGGAAATGCTCAGCGAGCACACCTGCGAAGGCTGGCTAGAAGGCTACGTCCTGTCCGGCCGCCACGGGCTCCTCAACAGCTACGAGCCATTCATCCACATCATCGACTCGATGGTCAACCAACACTGCAAATGGATCGAGAAATGCCTCGAAGTCGAATGGCGCGCCAAGGTCGCCTCGCTCAACATCCTGCTCACCTCCACCGTCTGGCGCCAGGACCACAACGGCTTCACCCACCAAGACCCAGGCTTCCTCGACGTCGTCGCCAACAAATCCCCCGAAGTCGTCCGCATCTACCTCCCACCCGACGgaaacaccctcctctccgtaACAGACCACTGCCTCCGCAGCGCCAACTACGTCAAcgtcatcgtcgccgacAAGCAAGAGCACATCCAATTCCTGAACAAGGACGACGCAATCTCGCACTGCACCAAAGGGCTCGGAATCTGGGACTGGGCCAGCAACGACCAAGGCAGCGAGCCGGACGTCGTCATGGCCGCCTGCGGCGACGTTCCCACCCACGAAGCCCTCGCCGCAACAGACCTGCTGCGACGCCACGTCCCCGGTCTGAAAATCCGCTTCGTCAACGTCGTCGACCTCTTCAAGCTCATTTCCACAGTAAACCACCCGCACGGCATGCCGGATCGCCAGTGGAAAGCCGTCTTCACCACGGACAAGCCTATCATCTTCAGTTTCCACTCGTACCCGTGGCTCGTGCACAGGCTTACATATAAACGGCCCGGCCAGCGTAACCTGCATGTGCGCGGGTataaagaaaagggaaacATCGACACGCCGTTTGAGCTGGCGGTGCGCAATCAGACGGATCGGTATAGTCTTGCGATTGATGCGATTGACCGGATTGAGTCGTTGGGGAATAGGGCGGCGggggcgagggagaggttTTTGAATCTGCAGATGCTGGCGAGGAATGAGGCGTATGATAATGGGGTTGATCCGGATTATATTCGCAATTGGACGTGGAATTATCCGAGGGTGTCGTAG